One window from the genome of Elephas maximus indicus isolate mEleMax1 chromosome 8, mEleMax1 primary haplotype, whole genome shotgun sequence encodes:
- the SFRP4 gene encoding secreted frizzled-related protein 4: MHLSVLAAFCLWLRLALGVRGAPCEAVRIPMCRHMPWNLTRMPNHLHHSTQENAILAIEQYEELVDVNCSTVLRFFLCAMYAPICTLEFLHDPIKPCKSVCQRARDDCEPLMKMYNHSWPESLACDELPVYDRGVCISPEAIVTDLPEDVKWIDITQDMMVQERPLEADCKHLSPDRCKCKKVKPTLATYLSKNYSYVIHAKIKAVQRSGCNEVTTVVDVKEVFKSSSPIPRTQVLLITNSSCQCPHILPHQDVLIMCYEWRSRMMLLENCLVEKWRDQLSKRSVQWEERLQEHQRTIQEQRKTVQDKKQTAGRTSRSNPPKPKGKPPAPKPASPKKNVNARSAPKRTNPKKV; the protein is encoded by the exons ATGCACCTCTCGGTTCTGGCCGCGTTTTGTCTGTGGCTGCGCCTGGCGCTGGGCGTGCGGGGCGCGCCCTGCGAGGCGGTGCGCATCCCCATGTGCCGGCATATGCCTTGGAACCTCACGCGGATGCCCAACCACCTGCACCACAGCACGCAGGAGAACGCTATCCTGGCCATCGAGCAGTATGAGGAGCTGGTGGACGTGAACTGCAGCACCGTGCTGCGCTTCTTCCTCTGCGCCATGTACGCACCCATCTGCACCCTGGAGTTCCTGCACGACCCCATCAAACCGTGCAAGTCGGTGTGTCAGCGCGCGCGCGACGACTGCGAGCCACTCATGAAGATGTACAACCACAGCTGGCCCGAGAGCCTGGCCTGCGATGAGCTACCAGTCTACGACCGTGGCGTCTGCATCTCCCCCGAGGCCATCGTCACTGACCTCCCGGAAG ACGTGAAGTGGATAGACATCACCCAAGACATGATGGTACAAGAAAGACCTCTTGAAGCTGACTGTAAACACCTAAGCCCCG ATAGGTGCAAGTGCAAAAAGGTGAAACCAACTCTGGCGACGTATCTGAGTAAGAACTACAGCTATG TTATTCATGCCAAAATAAAAGCCGTGCAGAGAAGCGGCTGCAATGAAGTAACTACTGTGGTGGATGTGAAAGAGgtcttcaagtcctcatcacccATTCCTCGAACTCAAGTACTGCTCATTACCAATTCTTCCTGCCAGTGTCCACACATTCTGCCCCATCAGGACGTTCTCATCATGTGTTACGAGTGGCGCTCAAG GATGATGCTTCTTGAAAATTGCTTAGTTGAAAAATGGAGAGATCAACTTAGTAAAAGATCCGTC CAATGGGAAGAGAGGCTGCAGGAACATCAGAGAACAATTCAGGAACAGCGGAAAACAGTTCAGGACAAGAAGCAAACAGCTGGACGCACCAGTCGTAGtaacccaccaaaaccaaaggGAAAGCCGCCTGCTCCCAAACCAGCCAGCCCCAAGAAGAACGTTAATGCCAGGAGTGCCCCAAAGAGGACAAACCCGAAAAAAGTGTGA